The following proteins are co-located in the Thermodesulfovibrionales bacterium genome:
- the cbiM gene encoding cobalt transporter CbiM — protein MHIPDGYLSPQTYIPLYGASALFWAIAIKKLKRELSEKQVPYLAMAAAFSFLIQMFNIPIPGGTTGHAVGASITAILLGPWCAVIAVSTVLIIQAIVFGDGGITAIGANCFNMAVVIPFVSYWVFRAIADSERKKRIYIGAFLSGYIGLTAGALLTAIEFGIQPLIATDKAGNPLYAPYPLKIAVPAMALEHLLLFSIIEGLLTMAILRYFVRHEPGLVYSLKGGVA, from the coding sequence ATGCATATACCTGATGGATATTTAAGTCCCCAGACCTACATACCTCTTTATGGTGCAAGCGCTCTGTTCTGGGCTATTGCAATTAAAAAGCTCAAGAGAGAACTATCAGAAAAACAGGTTCCCTATCTTGCCATGGCAGCTGCCTTTTCATTTCTTATCCAGATGTTTAATATTCCCATACCTGGTGGTACTACGGGTCATGCTGTAGGTGCCTCAATAACTGCTATACTTCTTGGGCCATGGTGTGCAGTAATTGCTGTGAGCACTGTACTAATAATACAGGCAATAGTCTTTGGTGATGGAGGTATTACAGCAATAGGGGCTAATTGTTTTAATATGGCTGTAGTGATTCCCTTTGTTTCTTACTGGGTATTCAGGGCTATTGCTGATAGCGAGAGAAAAAAAAGGATTTATATAGGTGCCTTTCTTTCAGGATATATAGGCCTTACAGCGGGTGCACTCCTTACAGCAATTGAATTTGGTATCCAGCCATTGATAGCTACAGACAAAGCTGGCAATCCCCTTTATGCACCCTACCCATTAAAGATTGCCGTCCCGGCAATGGCACTGGAGCATTTATTGTTATTCAGTATTATTGAAGGCCTTCTTACAATGGCTATTCTGAGATATTTTGTAAGGCATGAGCCCGGGCTTGTTTATAGCCTTAAAGGAGGTGTAGCATGA
- a CDS encoding cell division protein ZapA — MKSTEVYILGQKYLLKGDASPEYMNELARFVDSRIREILKNSPNMPPLKAAILASLNISDELFKLKEREKDILKFVKERTDALEFIFSEE; from the coding sequence ATGAAGAGCACAGAGGTCTATATACTGGGACAGAAATATCTACTGAAGGGAGATGCATCGCCAGAATACATGAATGAACTTGCCAGATTTGTAGATTCAAGGATAAGAGAGATTCTTAAGAATTCTCCAAATATGCCACCACTTAAGGCAGCGATCCTTGCATCGCTTAATATAAGCGATGAGCTCTTTAAGTTGAAAGAAAGAGAAAAGGACATCCTCAAATTTGTTAAAGAAAGAACTGATGCCCTAGAATTTATTTTTTCTGAGGAATAG
- a CDS encoding transporter codes for MKIIFSPLRLPLFYLFVILSSTLIFSYARAYHPLITDDTGTQGSGRFQYEFQVEYGSDKEDGIKTEEFTLNNTLTYGLTDNIDISIAVPYIYWKEENGQTIDEEGFSDLELGIKYRFYEREGLKIAIKTSITIPSGDEERGLGTGRFTGKAFLIIDREFKDLTLFFNAGYIRNENRIGERENLWHLSVAGEYRLREDFKIAANAGVEENPDSTSDEKPAFLLGGIVYSVTDTFDLSGGIKAGLTEPETDLSLLAGITLRF; via the coding sequence ATGAAAATTATATTTTCTCCTTTGAGACTGCCACTATTTTATCTCTTCGTGATTCTAAGCTCTACCTTAATCTTTTCATATGCCCGTGCCTATCATCCCCTTATAACGGATGACACAGGTACTCAGGGAAGTGGTAGGTTTCAGTATGAATTTCAGGTGGAATACGGTAGCGATAAAGAAGACGGAATAAAGACAGAGGAATTCACATTAAATAATACTTTAACATATGGATTAACAGATAACATTGATATATCTATTGCGGTCCCCTATATTTACTGGAAGGAAGAAAATGGTCAGACCATTGATGAGGAGGGATTTTCTGATTTAGAGCTCGGGATAAAATACAGATTTTATGAAAGGGAAGGATTAAAGATTGCCATTAAGACATCAATCACTATTCCATCAGGAGATGAAGAAAGGGGTCTTGGAACAGGTCGTTTTACCGGAAAGGCATTTCTTATAATTGACAGAGAATTTAAGGACTTAACACTCTTCTTTAATGCTGGATATATAAGAAATGAAAACAGGATTGGTGAAAGAGAAAATCTCTGGCATTTATCCGTGGCTGGTGAGTACAGGTTAAGAGAAGATTTCAAGATAGCAGCCAATGCTGGAGTGGAGGAAAATCCTGACAGTACATCAGATGAAAAGCCTGCTTTTTTATTAGGTGGTATTGTTTATTCAGTAACAGACACCTTTGACCTTTCAGGGGGTATCAAGGCAGGACTTACAGAGCCCGAGACAGACCTGAGCCTTTTGGCTGGGATAACATTGAGATTTTAA
- a CDS encoding transglycosylase SLT domain-containing protein yields the protein MGVFINYTLEPCTKGRISAVTVIIAFMCLFFIEDSLAEDIIAPVCPDQSGLSERLELSIHYFQSSEFQRAADLLKDLETCPDTSSITDLLLFLRGEVLMALSPQEARVAYEKVLELCRLRHCSPLIIKKARYRLVEISLLNNSEYGISQLEGYVEAYPEEDHASYLLAYLKEREGKDAINIYKRLYIKNSPFSELFKDRINLNMLTHEEFEEKIKGLIRLVRYDEAEKSILERLKTEGDRLKIESLRKLLGNVYFKKKKYKESAEEFSFSKEYYLLGISYLRSGDYEKAKKVIEKLVNSGDRRVIPVAVAYARTLRDKGDYSGSLDYLKKILKYFPFDSEQIQWAIAWIHYRTGNYNEAKRILTLLQEKYNKARYTYWLLRIAELSNQKVEGLSSTAEQSSANDIYHSYRKLMEQESGFYSLLARQRYEKKYTEIKSAKVESLDLQTMAASFISENNGFKPPDTVNRRFSLFLKLGFKEELADEIGALLKNCIKTPQPLEFPMTLQEMSSRSDNSVILRISYPEQRDCREILRAAGLFFYTSGQYHRAVGLYSRLKTLPEMKERIDERFLYPIVYPDLILKISRIHSIDPYLLLSIMREESRYNPDAISPAGAVGLMQIMPYTAERLLRTGAVKNNRNSNQLLYDPEFNIQLGALYLRKLLDQYKEIPVAIAAYNAGEAVVDSWLKNGYSSMDEFIEDIPYGETQNYVKRVLTTYEMYLRLYAPK from the coding sequence ATGGGTGTATTCATCAATTATACTTTAGAACCATGCACTAAGGGGAGGATAAGTGCTGTCACAGTTATAATTGCTTTCATGTGCCTCTTTTTTATTGAGGACTCTCTGGCAGAAGATATAATCGCTCCTGTCTGTCCTGATCAAAGTGGTCTTTCTGAAAGGCTTGAACTATCAATACACTATTTTCAGTCTTCTGAATTCCAAAGGGCAGCAGATTTATTGAAAGACCTTGAGACCTGCCCTGATACTTCTTCCATTACTGACCTCCTGCTTTTTTTAAGAGGAGAAGTCCTCATGGCTCTGTCGCCACAGGAGGCGAGAGTTGCTTATGAGAAAGTGCTCGAACTCTGTAGATTAAGACACTGTTCACCCCTGATTATCAAAAAAGCAAGATACAGACTAGTTGAAATTTCCCTTTTAAATAATAGTGAGTATGGAATCAGCCAGCTTGAAGGATATGTGGAGGCCTATCCTGAAGAAGACCATGCAAGTTATCTTCTCGCTTATTTAAAAGAGAGGGAGGGAAAGGATGCAATAAATATCTATAAAAGGCTCTATATAAAAAACAGTCCCTTTTCTGAACTTTTTAAGGATAGAATAAACCTTAATATGCTTACCCATGAAGAATTTGAAGAAAAGATAAAAGGTCTTATCAGACTTGTCAGATATGATGAGGCTGAGAAATCAATCCTCGAAAGACTTAAGACTGAAGGAGACCGTTTAAAGATAGAGTCTTTAAGAAAACTTCTCGGAAATGTTTATTTTAAAAAGAAAAAATATAAAGAGTCAGCAGAGGAATTCTCCTTTTCGAAAGAATACTATCTTCTAGGTATTTCCTATCTAAGGTCAGGTGACTATGAAAAGGCAAAAAAGGTAATAGAGAAACTTGTTAATTCAGGAGACAGAAGAGTCATACCGGTTGCCGTAGCCTATGCGAGGACTTTAAGAGATAAAGGAGATTACAGTGGCTCCCTTGATTATCTCAAGAAGATTTTAAAATACTTTCCCTTTGATTCAGAACAGATTCAGTGGGCGATTGCATGGATTCATTACAGGACAGGAAATTATAATGAGGCAAAGAGGATACTAACCTTGCTTCAGGAAAAATATAATAAAGCTCGTTATACCTACTGGCTTTTGAGAATAGCTGAACTCAGTAACCAGAAAGTAGAAGGTCTTAGCAGTACAGCAGAACAGTCCTCTGCTAATGATATTTATCATAGCTACAGAAAGCTCATGGAACAGGAAAGTGGGTTTTATAGCCTTCTGGCAAGACAGAGATATGAAAAAAAGTATACAGAAATAAAAAGTGCAAAGGTTGAGTCTTTAGATTTACAGACCATGGCAGCCTCCTTTATTTCAGAAAATAACGGTTTTAAACCTCCTGATACCGTAAACAGGAGATTTTCTTTATTTCTGAAACTCGGATTTAAGGAAGAACTTGCAGATGAAATTGGAGCACTCCTTAAGAATTGCATTAAGACTCCCCAGCCCCTGGAATTTCCAATGACATTACAGGAGATGTCATCAAGGTCAGATAATAGCGTAATCCTCAGGATCTCCTATCCTGAGCAAAGAGATTGTAGGGAAATACTCAGAGCAGCAGGTCTTTTCTTTTACACCTCAGGTCAGTACCACAGGGCAGTTGGCCTTTATTCAAGATTAAAAACACTTCCAGAGATGAAGGAGAGGATTGATGAGAGATTCCTCTATCCTATTGTTTATCCTGATCTCATCTTAAAGATATCCAGGATTCACAGTATAGACCCTTACCTTCTTCTATCCATCATGCGTGAAGAAAGCAGATATAATCCCGATGCAATATCTCCTGCCGGTGCTGTAGGACTCATGCAGATAATGCCCTATACAGCAGAAAGGCTTCTGAGAACAGGTGCAGTAAAAAATAATCGTAATTCAAACCAGCTATTATATGATCCCGAATTCAATATCCAGCTTGGGGCACTCTATTTGAGGAAACTTTTAGATCAATATAAAGAGATTCCAGTTGCGATCGCTGCTTACAATGCTGGAGAGGCTGTTGTTGATTCATGGCTTAAGAATGGTTATTCATCAATGGATGAATTTATTGAAGACATACCCTATGGTGAGACCCAGAATTATGTCAAGAGGGTCCTTACCACTTATGAAATGTATTTAAGACTTTATGCACCAAAATAG
- a CDS encoding ATP-binding cassette domain-containing protein, whose product MSSKVRTSFIDRGIQSIGELKALLGDAPADSIARHIRAEIKVVLALLFIILTSFMNRIEHLLFLSLVLLSLSIPSRVKSEDFKRLVILTFFFGFLLSLPGALNLLVKGEVAIRLLTLKRSYDIWIYHIPQEIGFTLQGLERTGVLTLRVFNSLASSFILIRTTTFEELMVALRRFRIPWIFLMIVMLSYRYILTFSKVVEDFYLAKKARFAGRLDKTIIQNWIAGRIHFLFKKTMALAEELTFAMKARGSGITGMKIKNHTIHDGPDFNNSDCIRVERVNYSYTRDTTALIDISLAINKGDRYAILGANGSGKSTLLKIMAGLLHPSSGKVFFKGREVTESALRKPDFLREFRSSVGYVFQDPDVQLFSANVYEELMYGPLQLGLNEEEARDRAEEVMEMLKIKGLKDRPPYMLSGGEKKRVAIGSVLTMNPEILLLDEPTSGLDPRTQCFLVELLLLLNEAGKTIVIATHDLALVEELHCKVAVLSEEHRIEKTGTAEDILKDEELLLKVNLVHEHVHRHGSVAHRHIHSHYLFHKH is encoded by the coding sequence TTGAGCTCAAAAGTAAGAACGAGCTTTATTGACAGGGGGATTCAGTCCATTGGTGAGCTGAAGGCCCTTCTGGGCGATGCACCAGCAGATAGTATTGCAAGACATATCAGGGCTGAGATTAAGGTGGTATTGGCCCTGCTCTTTATAATACTTACGAGTTTCATGAACCGGATTGAGCATTTATTATTCCTTTCTCTTGTTTTGCTATCGCTTTCAATCCCTTCAAGAGTTAAGAGTGAAGATTTTAAAAGACTTGTAATACTTACATTTTTCTTTGGATTTTTGCTCAGCCTTCCTGGAGCTCTTAATCTTCTTGTTAAAGGAGAGGTGGCTATAAGACTCTTAACACTAAAAAGATCCTATGATATATGGATATACCATATTCCCCAGGAGATAGGCTTTACACTTCAGGGTCTTGAGAGGACAGGAGTTCTCACCCTCAGGGTTTTTAATTCTCTGGCAAGTTCATTTATCCTTATCAGGACAACAACCTTTGAAGAACTTATGGTTGCTCTGAGAAGGTTCAGGATACCCTGGATATTCCTCATGATAGTAATGCTCTCCTATAGATATATACTTACCTTTTCAAAGGTTGTGGAGGATTTCTATCTCGCGAAAAAGGCAAGATTTGCTGGCAGACTTGATAAAACCATCATTCAGAACTGGATTGCTGGTAGGATTCATTTTCTTTTTAAGAAGACAATGGCACTGGCTGAGGAGCTCACCTTTGCAATGAAGGCAAGGGGCTCAGGAATAACAGGTATGAAGATAAAGAATCATACAATCCATGATGGACCTGATTTTAATAACTCTGATTGTATAAGAGTAGAAAGAGTAAATTACAGCTATACCCGGGACACTACTGCACTTATAGATATTTCTCTTGCAATTAATAAGGGTGATAGATACGCAATCCTGGGTGCAAATGGAAGCGGAAAATCAACACTTCTTAAGATAATGGCAGGTCTGCTCCATCCCTCTTCCGGAAAGGTATTTTTCAAAGGCAGAGAGGTGACTGAAAGTGCTCTACGGAAACCTGATTTTCTGCGAGAATTCCGGTCCTCTGTTGGATATGTTTTTCAGGATCCTGATGTGCAGCTTTTTTCAGCAAATGTGTATGAAGAGCTCATGTACGGACCTCTTCAGCTCGGACTTAATGAGGAAGAGGCAAGAGACAGGGCTGAAGAGGTTATGGAGATGCTCAAGATAAAGGGCCTTAAAGACAGACCTCCCTACATGCTATCAGGCGGTGAGAAAAAGAGGGTTGCCATAGGTTCTGTGCTGACCATGAACCCCGAGATACTTTTACTTGATGAGCCAACATCAGGCCTTGATCCTCGGACGCAGTGTTTTCTTGTCGAATTGCTTCTCCTGTTAAATGAGGCAGGAAAGACAATCGTGATAGCCACCCATGATCTGGCTCTGGTAGAGGAACTGCATTGCAAGGTAGCTGTTCTTTCTGAGGAGCACAGGATTGAGAAAACAGGTACTGCTGAGGATATTTTAAAGGATGAGGAATTGCTGCTTAAGGTCAACCTTGTCCATGAACATGTTCACCGCCACGGGTCTGTAGCACACAGACACATTCATTCCCATTATTTATTTCATAAACATTGA